The bacterium genome contains the following window.
TCTTGAGCAGGCAGAATTGATGAGTCTATATCGATTATTTGATCTTTATAACTCATTACCAGGTAGCGCCCATTGTTTGCCTTGTGCAGATATAGGTCCAGCTTCCCAAGGGCTTTTCCCCATTCTCCATCCTGGCAGACTATTGTCCCACCTATCCAGCAGGCTGCCGGGCCTGTGTCATCATTTCTTACCAGAGTAGGTTTATCCAGCCATGTGTGCGAATCGCCTCCAATTATGACGTCTATTCCGGGCACAGAGCTTGCCAGCGCAAGATCAGAATTATAACCGATATGGGTCAACGCTATAATGAAGTCGCATTTGTCGGATAACTCGGCAACCATTTTTTTTGCTGTGACTATTGGGTCGTTAAGCTGTAGATCCACAGCCTGCGCATAGCTGGCGACCCTTGGAGCAGTGAGACCAAACACACCTATTCTTATCCCTTCCACTTCAAAGATATGATAAGGCGTCACCAGCGTGGTGCCTGTCGATTTCTCAATCACGTTTGCTGATATTATGTTAAACCTGGCCTGCTTGATTCGATCACGCAGTATTTCAAGCCCGAGAGGACTGGGGTTGTTGAGATAGCTGTCTCCCTTAAACTCATTGTTGCCGAGGGTCATTATGTCATACGGCACAGCGTTCATAACATCAAAATCAGGCTTGCCTTCAAGGTCCTGCAATGGACCGCGAGTAAACACATCTCCCGCATCCATTACAATAACCGGATTTGTGGTTTTGCATTTAATTTCTCTGATCAGCGTTGCTCTTCGTGCAGCTCCGCCAACGTTGGTTTCAGCTTTTCCGAGGCAGTTGTAGTCAAACGGGAAGAGGTGGCCGTGTATATCGTTTGTGTATAGCACAGTCAGTGCAAGGTAATTGGGCTGGTCTGCATGCAGTGCAGGCAGTTGGACAAAAAGTGAGACAACAACAAAAAGCAGAGTGAGAATTCGAGCGCGTTTTTGCAGATTGAGCATATGCCACCTCGGTTTGTAATCTGCGGAATTATATCACATTTAGTGTCGTTTTAGGGAGGATAGGGTAACCAAATTATGTCGGGCGAATCCGTCCCGTCAAGATTAATGTTGGGCGAGGGTAAAGGCAATGGAGTATTATCCTGACTTTCCCGAAGAGGAACAAGGCGGCCTGGTCAGACTGAGCCGTGTTACATATCAATTGGCAGACGGCCAGCCCGACGCAATGGGTTGGCGAGTATTGGATGCCGATGGCGTGGAGTTCGGCACTGTGTCGGATCTTCTTGCCGATGTCGGCACTGGCCAGATCATATTTGCCGCGGTGACCAGCCATGCATCGGGTAAGACTGCTCTGATCCCTGTCGAGGGAATGTATTTGGACCTGACGGCAGGGGCTGTGGTCGTGCCGGTAAGCCAGTCTGCGGTGAGCGAATGCCCGGAGTTTACGGACGAAGTTGTGGATGTGATGCCTTTTGTGGAGTATTGGCTGCGCAGAATAGCTGCATAATTTGCGACACAAACAGGTCGGCAGCGAACCAGAAAGTGCCGGAACAGGGGCGAGTTCCGGCACTTTTATTATTCATTTTCAACTCTCAGGCGTTCCGCTTCACGATATTCCTCAACCGCTTTTTCCATCCGTCCCAGACGTTGTAGAATTTCTCCAAGTTCATCGTGCGCGTCAGCATCATTCGGATTCATGCGAAGTCCT
Protein-coding sequences here:
- a CDS encoding bifunctional metallophosphatase/5'-nucleotidase encodes the protein MLNLQKRARILTLLFVVVSLFVQLPALHADQPNYLALTVLYTNDIHGHLFPFDYNCLGKAETNVGGAARRATLIREIKCKTTNPVIVMDAGDVFTRGPLQDLEGKPDFDVMNAVPYDIMTLGNNEFKGDSYLNNPSPLGLEILRDRIKQARFNIISANVIEKSTGTTLVTPYHIFEVEGIRIGVFGLTAPRVASYAQAVDLQLNDPIVTAKKMVAELSDKCDFIIALTHIGYNSDLALASSVPGIDVIIGGDSHTWLDKPTLVRNDDTGPAACWIGGTIVCQDGEWGKALGKLDLYLHKANNGRYLVMSYKDQIIDIDSSILPAQDVETIIDNYTKPYMVELDTLDKDITLSNAPAWIAERLRDATKSDIGFRPYDGVESGLNAGPVTELDLRKMVPWNNKVVVVKAKGAQISKLMLQPNAAVVGTEMRDGQLYVGDKKLDAASIYTVASEDYYAFVSPALSGAQITKTDLSTRDILRGYLMSKSATIGVQQQSVASLPR
- a CDS encoding PRC-barrel domain-containing protein — protein: MEYYPDFPEEEQGGLVRLSRVTYQLADGQPDAMGWRVLDADGVEFGTVSDLLADVGTGQIIFAAVTSHASGKTALIPVEGMYLDLTAGAVVVPVSQSAVSECPEFTDEVVDVMPFVEYWLRRIAA